The following proteins are encoded in a genomic region of candidate division WOR-3 bacterium:
- a CDS encoding PorV/PorQ family protein, producing MHRVWIFLFLISSLLSGAKRPGAVFLMIWPGARPTSFSGAFTAIADDPTACYYNQAGLGFIEHTMVTLQHANWLPGLHPDMYYEFAGVTKPFKFGTLGFDIIYLTTGETEVRDEQGRYLGEYITFDIAVGLNYGFKLNPKLSMGMGWKFIYSFLVPSWVFEKMPGLGIDQGGTGVTYAFDLGVLYKPFKILSIGGAIQNIGPNISYTESGSSDPLPYTLRTGMKFEPINSRIIRIALTADIIKILVGMFAQEENSFFENLAYELDEAWKSVGLEIDYYNFIKLRGGYFLDKEGKREGFTFGGGIQAAGFSLDVGIDQAIYDFKTTNRKFSLSYRF from the coding sequence ATGCATAGAGTTTGGATTTTTCTTTTTTTAATAAGCTCTTTACTCTCCGGAGCTAAACGGCCCGGCGCGGTCTTCCTTATGATCTGGCCGGGTGCCCGACCAACATCATTCAGCGGTGCCTTCACTGCGATTGCTGATGATCCCACTGCATGTTATTATAATCAGGCGGGTCTCGGATTCATCGAACACACAATGGTCACCCTCCAGCATGCAAACTGGCTGCCGGGTCTGCATCCTGATATGTACTATGAATTTGCAGGCGTGACCAAACCGTTCAAATTCGGCACACTCGGATTTGACATCATCTATTTGACAACCGGTGAAACAGAAGTCCGCGATGAACAGGGCAGATATCTTGGGGAGTACATCACTTTCGACATCGCCGTCGGTCTGAATTACGGATTTAAATTAAACCCTAAATTGAGTATGGGCATGGGGTGGAAATTCATCTATTCCTTTCTCGTGCCGAGCTGGGTATTTGAAAAGATGCCCGGCCTGGGAATCGACCAGGGAGGTACAGGAGTTACATATGCCTTTGATCTCGGAGTATTATACAAACCGTTCAAGATTCTTTCGATCGGCGGTGCCATTCAGAATATCGGACCAAATATCAGTTACACAGAAAGTGGTTCTTCAGACCCCCTTCCATACACACTACGGACAGGAATGAAATTCGAGCCGATAAATTCCAGAATTATCCGTATCGCCCTGACTGCGGATATAATAAAAATCCTTGTGGGTATGTTCGCCCAGGAAGAAAACTCTTTCTTTGAGAATCTTGCCTATGAACTTGATGAAGCGTGGAAGTCCGTGGGGCTTGAGATCGACTATTACAACTTCATCAAATTAAGAGGCGGATATTTTCTGGATAAAGAAGGTAAAAGGGAAGGATTCACTTTCGGCGGTGGAATCCAAGCCGCTGGTTTTTCCCTTGATGTCGGAATCGATCAGGCAATCTATGATTTCAAGACCACAAACAGAAAATTCTCCCTTTCTTATCGTTTTTAA